The following proteins are co-located in the Nocardia bhagyanarayanae genome:
- a CDS encoding TetR family transcriptional regulator, producing MASEESARARAGEDPARFRLTVVDQALRLFADKGYEATTVDEIAEAAGISRRTFFRQFRSKEDVIFADHESQLAQAAAYLAGAQDEDPWEAVCAAVVQVFERFTQWREIAARRYQVVRRVPALREREIVTVFRYERLFTDYLRERMPDAPDLARVQFTAAVTATHNYLLRRMVRGESDAGAADLRVELAAIPRGRERAHHAEEMVVAVFPRDMPSRQVADLLTRKLGSL from the coding sequence GTGGCATCTGAGGAGAGCGCGCGGGCACGGGCCGGGGAGGATCCGGCTCGGTTCCGGTTGACCGTGGTGGATCAGGCGCTGCGGTTGTTCGCGGACAAGGGGTACGAGGCGACGACGGTCGACGAGATCGCGGAGGCGGCGGGAATCTCCCGGCGGACGTTCTTCCGGCAGTTCCGTTCGAAGGAGGACGTGATCTTCGCCGACCACGAGTCGCAGCTCGCGCAGGCGGCGGCCTACCTCGCAGGCGCGCAGGACGAGGATCCGTGGGAGGCCGTGTGCGCCGCTGTGGTGCAGGTCTTCGAGCGGTTCACGCAGTGGCGGGAGATCGCGGCGCGGCGCTACCAGGTGGTGCGCCGGGTGCCCGCGCTGCGCGAGCGCGAGATCGTCACCGTGTTCCGCTACGAGCGCCTGTTCACCGACTATCTGCGCGAGCGCATGCCCGACGCGCCCGATCTGGCCAGGGTGCAGTTCACCGCGGCGGTCACCGCGACGCACAACTACCTCCTGCGCCGGATGGTGCGCGGCGAGTCGGACGCGGGCGCCGCGGATCTGCGGGTCGAGCTGGCGGCCATTCCGCGCGGTCGCGAGCGGGCCCACCACGCGGAGGAGATGGTGGTCGCGGTGTTTCCGAGGGACATGCCGTCGCGTCAGGTCGCCGATCTGCTGACCCGCAAGCTCGGTAGTCTGTGA
- a CDS encoding DUF6875 domain-containing protein, with amino-acid sequence MGEIVIGPQSGMNWFPLSETDIPCPRTKSTVDSVRTWAESYLTDHVPELGREGPVCPYVRPSLRRDLMWVGRVPGVRPWPSYVRLVIEDALELFGRLAPTEGGGSALRAIVTALPDLRDFSLIDRLHDELKSRFVERGFMLGQFYPGCKEPGLWNKDFHPLDTPIPMLVVRSMMATDFPFLLGRPEWMAAYVKKFAPTLPAHVRHVMVSRLTASSDTDVPAYEFQDEPETNGAPSTRKNATPISATTRRAG; translated from the coding sequence ATGGGCGAGATCGTCATCGGACCGCAGTCGGGGATGAATTGGTTCCCCCTGTCCGAAACAGACATTCCGTGTCCGCGCACCAAGTCCACCGTCGACTCGGTGCGGACCTGGGCCGAGAGTTATTTGACCGATCACGTACCGGAGCTCGGCCGTGAGGGGCCGGTTTGCCCGTACGTCCGACCGTCGCTGCGCCGCGATCTGATGTGGGTCGGCCGGGTGCCAGGCGTCCGTCCGTGGCCGTCGTATGTGCGACTGGTCATCGAGGACGCGCTCGAGCTGTTCGGGCGGCTGGCTCCGACGGAGGGCGGCGGCTCGGCGCTGCGCGCCATCGTCACCGCGCTTCCGGACCTTCGGGATTTCTCGCTGATCGACCGCCTGCACGACGAACTCAAGTCGAGATTCGTCGAGCGCGGCTTCATGCTCGGGCAGTTCTATCCCGGGTGCAAGGAGCCGGGGTTGTGGAACAAGGACTTCCACCCGCTCGACACGCCGATCCCGATGCTCGTCGTGCGCAGCATGATGGCCACCGACTTCCCGTTCCTGCTGGGGCGGCCGGAATGGATGGCCGCCTATGTCAAGAAGTTCGCGCCCACGCTGCCCGCCCACGTGCGGCACGTGATGGTCAGCCGGTTGACCGCGAGCTCCGATACCGACGTGCCCGCCTACGAGTTCCAAGACGAACCGGAGACGAACGGCGCGCCATCGACCAGAAAGAACGCCACGCCGATTTCCGCAACGACGCGTAGAGCCGGCTGA
- the purE gene encoding 5-(carboxyamino)imidazole ribonucleotide mutase produces the protein MSNPRVGLIMGSDSDWPTMEAAAEALAEFGVPFEVGVVSAHRTPQRMLDYAREAADRGVQVIIAGAGGAAHLPGMVASATPLPVIGVPVPLKYLDGMDSLLSIVQMPAGVPVATVSIGGARNAGLLAVRILAAADPALRTRMTQFQADLEKLVLEKDEALRTKLLG, from the coding sequence ATGAGTAATCCTCGTGTTGGCCTGATCATGGGCAGCGACTCCGACTGGCCGACCATGGAGGCGGCCGCCGAGGCGCTCGCCGAGTTCGGCGTGCCGTTCGAGGTGGGCGTCGTCTCCGCGCACCGCACGCCGCAGCGCATGCTCGACTACGCGCGCGAGGCGGCCGACCGCGGCGTCCAGGTGATCATCGCCGGCGCGGGCGGCGCGGCCCACCTCCCGGGCATGGTCGCCTCCGCGACCCCGCTTCCGGTGATCGGCGTGCCGGTCCCGCTGAAGTACCTCGACGGCATGGATTCGCTGCTCTCGATCGTGCAGATGCCCGCGGGCGTCCCGGTCGCCACCGTCTCCATCGGTGGCGCGCGCAACGCGGGCCTGCTCGCGGTCCGCATCCTGGCCGCCGCCGACCCGGCCCTGCGCACCCGCATGACCCAGTTCCAGGCCGATCTGGAAAAACTCGTCCTCGAAAAGGACGAGGCCCTCCGCACCAAACTCCTCGGCTGA
- a CDS encoding 5-(carboxyamino)imidazole ribonucleotide synthase, translating into MTRLHDVSTRSFDEAAMPTVTMIGGGQLARMTHQAAIALGQRLRVLAENPEDPAAQVSPDVVLGSHTDLAALRKAAVGSHALTFDHEHVPTEHLEALVAEGVNVAPPPQALVYAQDKLAMRTKLAELGVPVPAFTPVAEPADAVRFGDEHGWPFVLKAVRGGYDGRGVWMPADAAEAEWIVTDQLAHGVRLLAEAKVDLKRELSAMVARSPFGQAATWPVVETVQRKGQCAVVIAPAPDLADEQAAEAETLALNLAAQLGVVGAMAVELFETHDGALLVNELAMRPHNSGHWGMDGARTGQFEQHLRAVLDYPLGDTSPLAPVTVMANILGAEQAPEMSMDERLHHLFARMPEAKVHLYGKGERPDRKIGHINVLGDDVAEVREKAERAAHWMSHAVWTDGWDPHE; encoded by the coding sequence ATGACAAGATTGCACGACGTGAGTACCCGTTCCTTCGATGAAGCCGCGATGCCCACCGTCACCATGATCGGTGGCGGTCAGCTCGCGCGAATGACCCATCAGGCCGCGATCGCCCTCGGCCAGCGGCTCCGGGTGCTCGCCGAGAACCCGGAGGACCCGGCCGCGCAGGTCAGTCCCGACGTGGTGCTCGGCAGTCACACCGATCTGGCCGCGTTGCGCAAGGCAGCCGTCGGTTCGCACGCGCTGACCTTCGACCACGAGCACGTGCCGACCGAGCATCTCGAGGCGCTGGTCGCGGAGGGCGTCAACGTGGCGCCGCCGCCGCAGGCCCTGGTCTACGCGCAGGACAAGCTGGCCATGCGCACCAAGCTCGCCGAGCTCGGCGTCCCGGTGCCCGCGTTCACTCCGGTCGCCGAGCCCGCCGACGCCGTGCGCTTCGGTGACGAGCACGGCTGGCCGTTCGTGCTCAAGGCGGTGCGCGGCGGTTACGACGGTCGGGGTGTCTGGATGCCCGCCGACGCCGCCGAGGCCGAGTGGATCGTCACCGATCAGCTCGCACACGGCGTGCGGCTGCTCGCCGAGGCGAAGGTCGATCTGAAGCGCGAACTCTCGGCGATGGTGGCCCGTTCGCCGTTCGGGCAGGCCGCGACCTGGCCGGTGGTGGAGACCGTGCAGCGCAAGGGACAGTGCGCGGTGGTGATCGCGCCCGCGCCGGATCTGGCCGACGAGCAAGCGGCGGAGGCCGAGACCCTGGCGCTGAATCTGGCCGCCCAGCTCGGCGTGGTCGGCGCGATGGCCGTCGAGCTCTTCGAGACCCACGACGGAGCGCTGCTGGTGAACGAGCTGGCGATGCGCCCGCACAACTCCGGCCACTGGGGCATGGACGGTGCGCGCACCGGGCAGTTCGAGCAGCACCTGCGTGCCGTGCTGGACTACCCGCTCGGCGACACCAGCCCGTTGGCTCCGGTCACCGTGATGGCCAACATCCTCGGCGCCGAGCAGGCGCCCGAGATGTCGATGGACGAGCGGCTGCACCACCTGTTCGCCAGAATGCCCGAGGCGAAGGTGCACCTGTACGGCAAGGGCGAACGCCCCGATCGCAAGATCGGGCACATCAACGTCCTCGGCGACGACGTGGCCGAGGTGCGCGAGAAGGCAGAGCGGGCGGCGCACTGGATGTCGCACGCGGTGTGGACCGACGGATGGGATCCCCATGAGTAA
- a CDS encoding acyl-CoA dehydrogenase: MAGNPDFDLFKLEDFHDELRAAIRGLAEKEIAPYAKDVDGNSRFPEEALTALNAAGFNAVHVPEAYGGQGADSVATCIVIEEVARVCGSSSLIPAVNKLGTMGLILNGSEELKQKVLADIVNGEMASYALSEREAGSDAASMRTRAKQDGDDWIINGSKCWITNGGKSSWYTVMAVTDADKGANGISAFMVHKDDEGFVVGPLEHKLGIKGSPTAELYFENCRVPGDRIIGAPGTGFKTALQTLDHTRPTIGAQAVGLAQGALDAAIAYTKDRKQFGTAIADFQNTQFMLADMAMKIEAARLMVYTSAARAERGEKNLGFISAAAKCFASDVAMEVTTNAVQLFGGAGYTTDFPVERMMRDAKITQIYEGTNQIQRVVMSRALLRG; the protein is encoded by the coding sequence ATGGCGGGAAACCCCGATTTCGACCTGTTCAAGCTCGAGGACTTCCACGACGAACTGCGGGCGGCCATCCGCGGTCTTGCGGAGAAGGAAATCGCGCCGTACGCCAAGGACGTCGACGGTAACTCCCGCTTCCCGGAGGAGGCGCTCACCGCGCTGAACGCCGCGGGCTTCAACGCCGTGCACGTGCCCGAGGCCTACGGCGGCCAGGGCGCCGACTCGGTCGCCACCTGCATCGTGATCGAAGAGGTCGCCCGCGTCTGTGGCTCCTCCTCGCTCATCCCCGCGGTCAACAAGCTCGGCACCATGGGCCTGATCCTGAACGGCTCCGAGGAGCTGAAGCAGAAGGTGCTCGCCGACATCGTCAACGGCGAGATGGCCTCCTACGCGCTGTCCGAGCGCGAGGCGGGCTCGGACGCCGCCTCCATGCGGACCCGCGCCAAGCAGGACGGCGACGACTGGATCATCAACGGCTCCAAGTGCTGGATCACCAACGGCGGCAAGTCCTCCTGGTACACCGTGATGGCCGTGACCGACGCCGACAAGGGCGCCAACGGCATCTCCGCGTTCATGGTGCACAAGGACGACGAGGGCTTCGTCGTCGGTCCGCTCGAGCACAAGCTCGGCATCAAGGGCTCGCCGACCGCCGAGCTGTACTTCGAGAACTGCCGCGTCCCGGGCGACCGCATCATCGGCGCGCCGGGCACCGGTTTCAAGACCGCGCTGCAGACCCTCGACCACACCCGCCCGACCATCGGCGCGCAGGCCGTCGGCCTGGCCCAGGGCGCGCTGGACGCGGCGATCGCCTACACCAAGGACCGCAAGCAGTTCGGCACAGCCATCGCCGACTTCCAGAACACCCAGTTCATGCTGGCCGACATGGCGATGAAGATCGAGGCCGCCCGCCTCATGGTCTACACCTCGGCCGCCCGCGCCGAGCGCGGCGAGAAGAACCTCGGCTTCATCTCCGCCGCCGCCAAGTGCTTCGCCTCGGACGTGGCCATGGAGGTCACCACCAACGCCGTCCAGCTCTTCGGCGGCGCCGGTTACACGACCGACTTCCCGGTCGAGCGGATGATGCGCGACGCCAAGATCACCCAGATCTACGAGGGCACCAACCAGATCCAGCGTGTGGTGATGTCCAGGGCGTTGCTGCGCGGCTGA